A genomic segment from Gossypium hirsutum isolate 1008001.06 chromosome D04, Gossypium_hirsutum_v2.1, whole genome shotgun sequence encodes:
- the LOC121216296 gene encoding uncharacterized protein: protein MCGAKRPKRAKIGGRLSLLQSWAQFRFPFLLPRLNHPYTFLLITRWNHLASYAGLPSSLEDVRLLLDQRSEAEFEWTPYEDPAIRAVIPEEFLQNPNAWHVKVVLINYATVFSDKKIQ from the exons atgtgcggggcgaagCGACCAAAGAGAGCCAAAATCGGAGGTCGCCtatcactactgcagtcatgggcacagtttcgctttccatttctacttCCTCGactgaaccacccatatacattcttactcataacgag gtggaaccatctggCAAGTTATGCTGGATTACCGTCCTCTCTTGAAGATgtacggcttctattggaccaacggtcggaagcagaa tttgaatggacaccatacgaggatccggcaattcgggcagtaattccggaaGAGTTCTTACAAAATCCGAACGCCTGGCACGTGAAAGTCGTGTTGATCAACTACGCaaccgtattctccgacaaaaaaatacagtaa
- the LOC107937399 gene encoding amino acid transporter AVT1I, translating into MATDHQNGGSDLNAPILDDQSQTQSLDLGDHAVANTKKATSFFNTCFNGLNALSGVGILSTPYALASGGWLSLILLFAIATAAFFSGLLIQRCMDSNSNIRTYPDIGKHAFGKKGKLIVSIFMYIELYLVATGFLILEGDNLQKLFPNMEFEVGQGLTIGGKRGFIILVSLIVLPTVWLDNLSLLSYVSASGVLASGITVGSIIWTGAFEGIGFQQKGTLVNWDGMLTAISLYAFCYCAHPVFPTLYTSMKKKHQFSNVLVVCFILCTITYASTAIFGYLMFGPQIQSLVTLNLPASKISSKVAIYTTLVNPITKYALMVTPIVNAIKTRFPCCYNPGFLTIFIGTNLLISTVFVALAIPFFGSLMSLVGALLSITASVILPCLCYLKISGIYRRFNGQLVGICLIIIVGVCLVIFGTYASVLDIIGNL; encoded by the exons ATGGCGACTGATCACCAAAATGGTGGATCTGATCTTAATGCACCCATCCTTGATGATCAAAGCCAAACCCAATCACTGGATTTAGGAGATCACGCTGTTGCTAATACCAAAAAGGCCACCTCTTTTTTCAACACTTGTTTTAATGGACTCAATGCTTTATCAG gAGTTGGGATATTATCAACCCCATATGCACTAGCATCAGGAGGATGGTTAAGCTTGATTCTTCTTTTCGCCATTGCCACTGCTGCATTCTTCTCTGGCTTATTAATCCAAAGATGCATGGATTCGAATTCGAATATCCGAACTTATCCCGACATCGGCAAGCATGCATTCGGGAAGAAAGGAAAATTGATAGTCTCCATTTTCATGTACATCGAGCTTTACTTAGTTGCTACAGGATTCTTGATTTTAGAAGGAGATAATCTTCAAAAGTTGTTCCCAAATATGGAATTTGAAGTTGGTCAAGGACTAACAATTGGTGGGAAACGAGGCTTTATCATACTAGTAAGCCTCATAGTATTGCCTACAGTTTGGTTAGATAACTTGAGCCTTCTTTCATATGTGTCAGCCAGTGGGGTATTAGCTTCTGGAATCACAGTTGGTTCCATTATATGGACTGGTGCGTTTGAAGGGATTGGGTTTCAACAAAAGGGAACATTGGTCAATTGGGATGGAATGTTGACTGCTATCAGCTTATATGCTTTCTGCTACTGTGCTCATCCAGTTTTTCCTACACTCTACACTTCTATGAAGAAAAAACATCAGTTCTCCAAT GTACTGGTTGTATGCTTTATCTTGTGTACCATCACCTATGCATCAACGGCAATCTTCGGGTACTTAATGTTCGGACCACAAATTCAATCACTGGTAACATTGAATCTTCCAGCAAGCAAGATCAGTTCAAAAGTGGCCATCTACACGACCCTGGTGAACCCCATAACCAAATACGCATTGATGGTTACTCCAATCGTTAATGCCATTAAAACCCGGTTTCCATGCTGTTACAACCCGGGATTCCTCACCATCTTCATTGGCACCAACTTGTTGATCAGCACCGTTTTCGTGGCACTGGCGATTCCGTTCTTTGGTTCACTGATGTCCCTGGTGGGAGCACTTTTAAGTATCACTGCTTCTGTAATACTTCCATGCTTATGCTACTTGAAGATTTCAGGTATTTATCGAAGATTCAATGGCCAATTGGTTGGTATATGCCTTATAATTATAGTGGGTGTTTGTCTGGTTATTTTTGGCACTTACGCATCTGTTCTAGATATCATAGGCAATTTATAA